The following proteins are encoded in a genomic region of Chryseobacterium cucumeris:
- a CDS encoding TonB-dependent receptor plug domain-containing protein, with protein sequence MNLKFISNYIILLCLLFSAFSVKGQQPFQDFEKEKTYIQTNHVFYKPGEQMYFKIYVVKGNNNLPVEESRVVNFEITDPAGSVVKKLKYEITNGYARGDFYFAEDMKGGIYKIRAFTNWMQNEEGKNTFEKEITLQKIVSPRILMKLDFPKKGYGPGDEVSAYFSMRSLSNLPIPFYEADYTVMHNGETVSEGKLITDKEGRKLLTFKLPEVLKSSDALLNIKVNFDGFTESISRNIPVVLNNLDVKFLPEGGTFVNGIEQNIAFKILDEFEKPVDAVLAVYNQNHEKIKEISAYNFGMGNFRFTPKIGETYYAKVLKPENITQTFNLPVAKNEGLVLNIRNENKNLNVTIVSTREKTITLLGSFRGKDVYSKIISLKKGMNSLKIAEKDFPTGICRFTVLENSMPIAERIVFANKVNQLNIKVTPVKQHYLPREKVMLNIETTDENNKPVPANLGISVVDDKLWTYADDKQNHIISWLLMDSELKGKIEKPQFYFDKKEEKADKSLDLVMLTNGYRYFEPIPEIVKSNKYKYLPEKKNTIYGVVEDENKKPVKADVFLLDTYNKKILKQTVAENGKFYFSDLNANNSYKIIAKSFQPKHQLKIKILSYNLDINPLAKQKLTHIDVEEIVKEAERKEEVKKENRNNTSQLNNPGRAKTDTISRNKSIEEVIVVGYGVKKDQLTVASTTVSSSMEMQNASVTSLLSGKVAGLVITGTGQSGTGEQINIRGTASITNKNPLFIVDGIPVENFNTTINPNDINSITVLKDAAATAIYGSRAVNGVVIVNSSKNRKSEISFDITPKSYLAIEAVPYGKLIAYEGAREFVYPEYKSTNTSYRFDYREALYWNPVVETDKSGKAKVEFYNSDANSTFRIMTEGIAASGLLGRDETTYAAQSLISIDTKIPQYLTRTDQMTIPVVIKNNSSETRKMTMDVIVPNHVKLISSDSLITLKPLESGRLFVKIQVDEIVNSDIQFSVRSGDFRETMILPFKVEEKGFLHQFSIINNKTEDLKINIPEYINGSLYSSYYVFESTALKMFGDIEQLKKEPHGCFEQLSSTVYPNIFILDYLKSNKKIDTATENLVIKNLKKGFQKLLSYKNKDGGFGYFSSAESDVALSAFALLEFTELKKYVNPDAKLIQGLSSFILSKKNANGLFEVRKPYESQKDFSEFSWSRNMYVVYALSKLGFKNEIEDSFQVMLKRALATKDSYQLALLANAAAYLGKQKEYDDMIDILDKQYKTKKVKSEVTFTGSWGMSADAETLSLYIIALQKDEKLNQLKIAEAADQLIGLNGYFGFGSTQATTLAIQALSDFFSKNEKLYGTEKPVIKINKANTYPNISLSSAYKTGENDITIHYPSQKGLPYKLEYQYYTLQAPESKDIPLTMETKLKSGMSKTGETRRMTITVKNKINGELPMTIAKIGIPAGLTLQNALLKDMVDRKQVSYYEIFDNYLVLYWEHFNAEETKTINLDLKVEFAGTYTGKSSNVYLYYMPEAKYWNQGITTTIES encoded by the coding sequence ATGAATCTCAAGTTTATATCCAACTATATCATCCTGCTGTGCTTATTGTTTTCAGCCTTTTCTGTGAAAGGCCAGCAACCATTTCAGGATTTTGAAAAAGAAAAGACCTACATCCAGACCAATCATGTTTTTTATAAACCTGGGGAGCAAATGTATTTTAAAATATATGTTGTAAAAGGAAACAATAATTTACCGGTCGAAGAAAGCAGAGTAGTAAATTTCGAAATAACAGACCCTGCAGGAAGTGTTGTGAAAAAATTGAAATATGAAATTACCAATGGATACGCCCGGGGAGATTTCTATTTTGCTGAAGACATGAAGGGTGGCATCTATAAAATCAGAGCTTTTACCAACTGGATGCAGAACGAAGAAGGGAAAAATACCTTCGAAAAAGAAATTACCCTCCAGAAAATTGTATCTCCAAGAATTTTAATGAAACTGGATTTTCCTAAAAAAGGTTATGGCCCTGGAGATGAGGTAAGTGCTTATTTTTCAATGAGAAGTCTTAGTAATCTTCCGATTCCTTTTTATGAAGCAGATTACACCGTAATGCACAACGGAGAAACGGTTTCAGAAGGAAAACTTATTACCGATAAAGAAGGTAGAAAACTGTTAACCTTTAAGCTTCCTGAAGTTTTGAAATCCTCTGACGCTCTTTTGAATATCAAGGTGAATTTTGACGGATTTACCGAATCCATCTCCAGAAATATTCCTGTTGTCCTGAATAATCTGGATGTGAAATTCTTACCTGAAGGCGGAACTTTTGTCAATGGAATAGAACAGAATATCGCTTTTAAAATTCTGGATGAGTTTGAAAAACCTGTAGATGCTGTTTTGGCAGTTTACAATCAGAATCACGAAAAAATAAAGGAAATTTCAGCCTATAATTTCGGAATGGGAAACTTCCGGTTTACGCCTAAAATAGGAGAAACTTATTATGCAAAAGTGCTGAAACCGGAAAATATTACCCAGACTTTTAATCTCCCGGTAGCAAAAAATGAAGGACTGGTTTTGAATATTCGGAATGAAAATAAAAACCTGAATGTTACCATCGTTTCTACCCGGGAAAAAACAATTACCCTGTTGGGAAGTTTCCGCGGAAAAGACGTTTACAGCAAAATCATTTCGCTGAAAAAAGGAATGAATTCTTTAAAAATTGCAGAAAAGGATTTCCCTACAGGAATCTGCAGGTTCACTGTTCTGGAAAACAGTATGCCGATTGCAGAAAGGATTGTTTTCGCTAATAAAGTAAACCAGCTGAATATAAAAGTTACCCCTGTAAAGCAACATTATCTGCCGAGGGAAAAAGTGATGCTGAATATTGAAACTACCGATGAAAATAATAAACCTGTTCCCGCTAATCTTGGAATAAGTGTTGTAGATGATAAGCTATGGACATATGCTGATGATAAACAGAATCATATTATTTCCTGGCTTTTGATGGACTCTGAGCTCAAAGGGAAAATTGAAAAACCTCAGTTTTATTTCGATAAAAAAGAAGAAAAAGCAGATAAAAGCTTAGATCTTGTGATGCTGACAAACGGTTACCGATATTTTGAGCCTATTCCGGAAATTGTGAAGAGTAATAAATACAAATACCTTCCTGAAAAGAAAAACACAATCTATGGCGTGGTAGAAGATGAAAACAAAAAACCGGTGAAAGCAGATGTTTTTCTTTTGGACACCTATAATAAAAAGATCCTCAAACAGACTGTTGCTGAAAACGGGAAGTTTTATTTTTCGGATTTAAATGCAAATAATTCTTATAAAATTATTGCAAAGTCTTTTCAGCCTAAACATCAGCTGAAAATCAAAATTCTGTCTTATAATCTGGATATTAATCCTTTAGCAAAACAGAAACTTACCCATATAGACGTAGAAGAAATTGTAAAGGAAGCTGAAAGAAAAGAAGAAGTAAAAAAAGAAAACAGAAACAATACCAGTCAGCTGAATAATCCCGGCAGAGCAAAAACCGATACCATCAGTAGAAATAAGAGTATTGAAGAAGTAATTGTTGTGGGGTACGGTGTAAAGAAAGATCAATTAACGGTTGCTTCTACCACAGTATCTTCTTCTATGGAAATGCAGAATGCCAGCGTAACTTCTCTGTTGAGTGGAAAAGTAGCAGGATTAGTTATAACAGGTACCGGACAGTCGGGGACAGGTGAACAGATCAATATCAGAGGAACGGCCTCTATTACCAATAAGAACCCGCTATTCATTGTGGATGGTATTCCTGTCGAAAACTTTAATACGACGATTAATCCAAATGATATCAACAGTATTACCGTTTTAAAAGATGCTGCGGCTACCGCTATTTACGGAAGCAGAGCTGTGAATGGAGTAGTGATCGTCAACTCATCCAAAAATAGAAAATCAGAAATAAGTTTTGATATTACACCGAAATCTTACCTTGCCATAGAAGCCGTGCCTTATGGAAAACTAATAGCATATGAGGGGGCAAGAGAATTCGTTTATCCTGAGTATAAATCCACCAATACCTCTTACCGTTTTGATTACAGAGAAGCGCTTTACTGGAATCCGGTAGTAGAAACCGATAAAAGCGGAAAAGCAAAAGTGGAGTTTTATAATTCAGATGCGAATTCCACTTTCAGAATTATGACAGAAGGAATTGCCGCATCAGGACTTTTGGGAAGAGATGAAACAACATATGCTGCCCAGAGTCTGATTTCGATAGATACTAAAATTCCTCAGTACCTGACGAGAACAGATCAGATGACAATTCCTGTGGTAATTAAAAATAATTCTTCTGAAACGCGTAAAATGACCATGGACGTTATTGTACCGAACCATGTGAAACTCATCAGTTCTGATAGTCTTATCACTCTGAAACCATTAGAATCAGGAAGATTATTTGTGAAAATACAGGTTGATGAGATTGTGAATTCTGATATTCAGTTTTCAGTGAGATCAGGAGATTTCAGAGAGACAATGATTCTTCCGTTTAAAGTAGAAGAAAAAGGATTTCTCCATCAGTTTTCCATCATTAATAATAAAACAGAAGATCTCAAAATCAATATACCGGAGTATATCAATGGAAGTCTGTATTCATCCTATTATGTATTTGAAAGTACGGCTTTGAAGATGTTTGGAGACATAGAGCAACTTAAAAAGGAACCTCATGGATGTTTTGAACAGCTTTCCTCAACAGTATATCCTAACATTTTTATTCTTGATTATTTAAAATCAAATAAAAAAATAGACACCGCAACTGAAAATCTGGTGATAAAAAACCTGAAAAAAGGCTTCCAGAAGCTGCTGAGTTATAAAAATAAAGACGGAGGTTTCGGATATTTCAGCTCCGCAGAATCAGATGTTGCCCTTTCAGCATTTGCATTACTGGAATTTACGGAGTTAAAGAAGTATGTGAACCCGGATGCTAAGCTCATCCAGGGCCTTTCCTCATTTATTTTGTCAAAAAAGAATGCAAACGGATTATTCGAAGTAAGAAAACCCTATGAATCCCAAAAGGACTTTTCTGAATTTTCCTGGTCGAGAAATATGTATGTTGTATATGCTTTATCCAAACTGGGCTTTAAAAATGAAATTGAAGATTCCTTTCAGGTAATGCTGAAAAGAGCTTTGGCTACAAAAGATTCTTATCAATTGGCTTTACTTGCTAATGCAGCAGCATATCTGGGAAAACAAAAAGAATATGACGATATGATAGACATTCTGGACAAACAATATAAAACAAAGAAGGTAAAATCTGAAGTTACTTTTACTGGTTCATGGGGAATGTCTGCAGATGCAGAAACACTTTCATTATATATTATTGCGCTTCAGAAAGATGAGAAACTCAATCAGTTGAAAATCGCTGAAGCAGCTGATCAGCTTATTGGTTTGAATGGTTATTTCGGATTCGGCTCTACACAGGCCACAACACTGGCAATCCAGGCATTATCTGATTTTTTCTCTAAAAATGAGAAATTGTATGGAACTGAAAAACCGGTTATTAAGATTAACAAAGCGAATACTTATCCTAATATAAGTCTGTCATCAGCATATAAAACAGGGGAAAATGATATCACTATTCATTATCCATCACAAAAAGGACTTCCTTATAAGCTGGAATATCAATATTACACGCTGCAAGCTCCGGAAAGCAAGGATATTCCACTTACCATGGAGACCAAATTAAAATCCGGAATGTCAAAAACAGGGGAGACCAGGAGAATGACCATTACTGTAAAAAATAAAATAAACGGTGAGCTGCCGATGACCATAGCAAAGATTGGTATCCCGGCAGGACTAACGCTGCAAAATGCTTTACTGAAAGATATGGTTGATAGAAAACAGGTTTCTTACTATGAGATTTTCGATAACTATCTGGTTTTATACTGGGAACATTTCAATGCTGAGGAAACAAAGACTATTAATCTTGATCTCAAAGTAGAATTTGCCGGAACGTATACAGGAAAATCGAGTAACGTATATCTGTATTATATGCCGGAAGCAAAATATTGGAACCAAGGGATTACAACCACTATTGAGTCTTAA